A stretch of DNA from Pasteurellaceae bacterium RH1A:
TCTTGCATTCTCTTTGGCTTTGGGGAGGCTGTCAAGCCCTATCCCCATGAAAAAAGCCCCAATAGAAAACTATTGGGGCTATATGAGAAAGGCCTTGGATTATTCCACTGTTACGGCCTTGGCCAGGTTTCTTGGCTGATCCACATCCGTTCCCTTAATGAGAGCAATGTGGTAAGAGAGTAACTGTAAAGGCACGGTGTAGAAGATTGGGGCCGTTACCTCATCCACCTTGGGCAGAATGATGGTTTTAAAGCCCTCGGCCGCATTAAAGCCTGCATCATGGTCGGCAAAGACATAGAGCTGGCCGCCACGGGCGCGTACTTCTTCAATATTGGACTTCACCTTCTCCAAGAGATCATTTTCAGGGGCAACCACTACCACTGGCATATCAGCATCAATCAGGGCCAGCGGGCCATGCTTGAGCTCGCCCGCGGCATAGGCTTCGGCATGGATGTAGGAGATTTCCTTGAGTTTGAGCGCCGATTCCATCGCGATTGGGTAGTATTCACCACGGCCGAGGAAGAGGGTGTGGTGCTTGTCGGCAAAGTCTTCAGAGAGTTTTTCTATCTCCTTATCAAAAACCAAGGCACTTTCGATTTGTGCAGGCAAACGCTGTAGGGCGCTGACAATATTCTTTTCTTGGGCTTCATCAACCTTGCCTTTAAGGCGACCGATTGCTGTGGTTAAGAGCAACAAACAGGTTAATTGGGTGGTGAAGGCTTTGGTTGAAGCAACGCCAATTTCCACACCTGCTTTGGTCATAAAGGCGAAGTCAGACTCACGCACAAGGGAAGAACTGGCCACGTTACAGATGGTCATGGCGGCCATAAAGCCGGATTCTTTGGCCAAACGCAAGGCCGCTAAGGTATCAGCTGTTTCACCTGATTGAGACAGGGTGATAAGCAGGCTGTTCGGGCGGGTCACAAACTTGCGGTAGCGGAATTCAGAGGCGATTTCCACATCGCAGCTGACACCTGCAATGGATTCAAACCAGTAGCGGGCCACCATACCTGCGTTATAAGATGTGCCACAGGCCACAATTTGGATATGCTCCACCTTGTTTAAGATGGCTTCAGCGTTGGCACCGATGGCATCGATCACGACTTTACCGTTAGCAATACGGCCTTCAAGGGTGTTCATAATGGCCACTGGCTGCTCGAAGATTTCTTTTTGCATATAGTGGCGGTATTGGCCCTTGTCCGCAGCGTCCTGCTCGAAGTTGCCCTCGTGGATTTCACGCTCAACCTTGTCGCCCTCACGGGTGTAGATGTCCACGGTTTTGCGGGTGATTTCGGCCACATCGCCTTCTTCTAAGTAAATGAAACGACGGGTTACGCTAAGTAATGCAAGCGGGTCAGAGGCCAGGAAGTTTTCGCCCATGCCTAAACCAATTACCAACGGCGAACCTGAACGGGCCACCACCAAACGGCTTGGATCGTCTTGGTTCATGACCACTGTGCCGTAGGCCCCACGTAGTTGTTTAACCGTCTTTTGTACGGCTTCAAGCAGGCTACCTGCCGTGCGGAATTCCCATTCAACTAAATGAGCAATCACCTCTGTGTCGGTTTGGGATTGGAATACATAGCCACGGGCCTGAAGCTCGACCTTAAGTTCCTCGTAGTTTTCAATAATGCCGTTATGCACCACAGCGATCTTGCCTGAACGGTGCGGGTGGGCATTGGTTTCAGACGGCTCACCGTGGGTGGCCCAACGGGTGTGGGCAATCCCTGTGCCACCTAAAACTGGGCTGGCTTCAATGGCCTCGTCTAGGGCCTTAACCTTGCCCACACGACGGACGATTTGCATATTGTGGTTGACATCCACCACTGCCACGCCCGCTGAGTCGTAACCACGATATTCTAAGCGGTGTAGGCCATCTACTAAAATTTCTGCGACATCACGTTGTGCTACTGCACCAACAATTCCACACATTGTACTTTCCTTCTGTTAGTTAATTTCCGACAGCGACTGCGTCGCAATCGGTTACTGATAAGTCAGGGGCTTTGCCCCTGTATAGGCTGAGGGGCAAAGCCCCTCACTTATTCGTAACCACGTACGGCTTGCCGTGCGTGGTAAAGCAAGCGGTTTAAATTTGCAAAAAAATCTGCAGATTGCCCCGCTTGTAAACTTATTTCGCCACCAAAACCTCAACTCCCTTGCTTTCAATCTCCGCTTTCACCGCAGGGCTGATTTGGTTGTCGGTAATAATGCGGCTGATCCTGCCCCATTCCAGTTCGATATTGGGCATTTTTCGCCCGATTTTTTGCGATTCGATCATCACATTGACTTCCCGTGAGACCTCTGCCATGACCTGGCTTAGCCCCACCAACTCATTAAAGGTGGTTGTGCCACGAGCCAAATCCAAACCATCGGCCCCGATAAAGAGCTGATCGAAATCGTAAGAACGCAAAACCTGTTCGGCCACCTTGCCCTGAAAAGACTCGGAACGGGCATCCCAGGTGCCACCAGTCATTAGCACAGTGGGTTCGCTTTCCAAGGCGGTTAATTCGTTGGCCAAGGCAAGAGAATTGGTCATCACCACCAGGCCCGTTTGGTTGAGGGCATGAACCAAGGCCCCTGTAGTGGAGCCGCTGTCGATGATAATGCGGTTATGATCCCGAATGCAGCTGGCAGCCAGTTGGGCAATAGCTTTCTTTTGAATCGAAAGATGTTCGTCATTTTCTTCTATCAGGTCAGAAGGAATTTTTACCGCCCCGCCATAGCGACGCAGCAAAAAACCGCTCTCTTCTAGGGCGGTTAAGTCCTTACGGATAGTGACTTCTGAAGTATCAAAGAGGCTGGCAAGCTGCTCCACGCTAACCTCGCCCTGGGCTTGCACCATCTGGACAATCTGGTGGCGACGTTGTTGGGTGTTGCGTTTGGACATAGGCCTTCTCTTAAGTTTCAATTATCTTTCGTTTCGAAAGGAGGCCTATTATAGGGAGGTAAAAATAAAATGCAAGTTTTAGCTGTAATTTCTGGCCCCAAAGATAGCCGTGCCAATCCTAACCATGGTTGAGCCACATTCAATGGCAGCTTCCATATCATCAGACATGCCCATAGAAAGGGTATCAACCCCCTCAAACTGGGCCTGTAATTGCTCAAACAAGTTCTTCATCTTACGAAGTGAAACTTTTTGAGCCTCGATATCGGTTTCAGGCTGGGGAATAGCCATCAGGCCCCGCAGTTTGAGGCAGGGTAGATGGGCAATTTCCTGGGCCAGGGCCAACATTTCTTCAGGGGCGATACCCGACTTAGAAGCTTCATCACTGATGTTAATTTGAATCAGCACATTAAGCGGGGGCAGGTGGGCCGGTCGCTGTTCATTAAGACGATGGGCGATTTTGGCCCGGTCTAGGGTCTGCATCCAGTCGAAATGCTCGGCCACCAGACGGGTTTTGTTGGATTGGAGGGGGCCGATAAAATGCCATTCCAGATCATATTTGCCCGCAAAATGGGCGATTTTCTCCACGCCTTCTTGAACATAGTTTTCCCCAAAAGAGGTTTGGCCGGCCAAGATGGCCTCTTCAATGGCCTCAAAGGGCTTGGTTTTACTGACGGCCAAGAGACGAACTTCACCTGGCAAGCGGTGGGATTTTTGGCAAAAATTGCAAATTTGGGCCTGAATCTGGTTGATATTACTTGAAATAGACATGCTGAGTTCCTAAAAGCTATAATGGTTCATCTTAAAACGCAAACCAATCAAAAACAAGAAGGGTATATGCAGAGTTTAGCAAAAATTAAATTAGTGATTACCGATATTGACGGGGTTTTAACCGATGGCAGCCTCTACTACGATGCTAATGGCGAAAGCCTCAAACGCTTCCATGTGCGGGATGGGCTAGGCATGCACATGCTTATGGCTTGTG
This window harbors:
- a CDS encoding glutamine--fructose-6-phosphate aminotransferase (Catalyzes the first step in hexosamine metabolism, converting fructose-6P into glucosamine-6P using glutamine as a nitrogen source), with the translated sequence MCGIVGAVAQRDVAEILVDGLHRLEYRGYDSAGVAVVDVNHNMQIVRRVGKVKALDEAIEASPVLGGTGIAHTRWATHGEPSETNAHPHRSGKIAVVHNGIIENYEELKVELQARGYVFQSQTDTEVIAHLVEWEFRTAGSLLEAVQKTVKQLRGAYGTVVMNQDDPSRLVVARSGSPLVIGLGMGENFLASDPLALLSVTRRFIYLEEGDVAEITRKTVDIYTREGDKVEREIHEGNFEQDAADKGQYRHYMQKEIFEQPVAIMNTLEGRIANGKVVIDAIGANAEAILNKVEHIQIVACGTSYNAGMVARYWFESIAGVSCDVEIASEFRYRKFVTRPNSLLITLSQSGETADTLAALRLAKESGFMAAMTICNVASSSLVRESDFAFMTKAGVEIGVASTKAFTTQLTCLLLLTTAIGRLKGKVDEAQEKNIVSALQRLPAQIESALVFDKEIEKLSEDFADKHHTLFLGRGEYYPIAMESALKLKEISYIHAEAYAAGELKHGPLALIDADMPVVVVAPENDLLEKVKSNIEEVRARGGQLYVFADHDAGFNAAEGFKTIILPKVDEVTAPIFYTVPLQLLSYHIALIKGTDVDQPRNLAKAVTVE
- a CDS encoding XRE family transcriptional regulator gives rise to the protein MSKRNTQQRRHQIVQMVQAQGEVSVEQLASLFDTSEVTIRKDLTALEESGFLLRRYGGAVKIPSDLIEENDEHLSIQKKAIAQLAASCIRDHNRIIIDSGSTTGALVHALNQTGLVVMTNSLALANELTALESEPTVLMTGGTWDARSESFQGKVAEQVLRSYDFDQLFIGADGLDLARGTTTFNELVGLSQVMAEVSREVNVMIESQKIGRKMPNIELEWGRISRIITDNQISPAVKAEIESKGVEVLVAK
- a CDS encoding YggS family pyridoxal phosphate enzyme, translating into MSISSNINQIQAQICNFCQKSHRLPGEVRLLAVSKTKPFEAIEEAILAGQTSFGENYVQEGVEKIAHFAGKYDLEWHFIGPLQSNKTRLVAEHFDWMQTLDRAKIAHRLNEQRPAHLPPLNVLIQINISDEASKSGIAPEEMLALAQEIAHLPCLKLRGLMAIPQPETDIEAQKVSLRKMKNLFEQLQAQFEGVDTLSMGMSDDMEAAIECGSTMVRIGTAIFGARNYS